GCCCCCGAAGCCTGAACGGCGGGGGCCCCCAGCCGCGGAAGCGGGCCCGCAGCCAGGTAAGGCCCCCGCATTCCCATGACAGCTGGTGGACCGTGGCAGTGGGGGCCGAGGGAAGGCCTCTGTCCCTGTGTCGTGTCTGCTCCCACAAGGGGACATTGTCTGGCCTTTGACCAGAGCAGCCGGGGGTCTCAGCTGCCCTTTGTCAGGACGGGTATTGACCGAGTGAatttcttgactcctctccccacGCCTGTCAGAGGACCCGGCACAAAGTCTGCCTGGGAAGTGGGCTGTGGGGAGACCCTTGGAGGATCGGTGGGTCCGCCCTGGCTCACGTGGCTGGCTGTGAGACGCTCCTCCTCCCCGCTCTGCCAGTCCCACGGTGCCCACAGCTTCCGGTGGCCCTGACCCAGCCCCCAGGGACATCAGTGTCCCCCAAACTCTGCCCTCCCGACGCTCTGCCGGAGCCCCTCacgcctcctccctccttcccgctCTGCCTCAGCGTGCGTTCCCAGGAAGGCGGGTTCCAGGGCCCAGCCCTCCCGCCAGCAGCCACGCAGACCCCCGCGGCGCCCGGAGAGCAAGGCGCCCAAGGAGATCCCTCCAGAGGCTGTGAGAGAGTACGTGGACATCatggaggggctgctggggccgGGCCACTCGGCCCCAGGGGGCCCGGCAGGTGAATGCGGAGAGGATGGAAAGGAGCCACAGCAGAATGAGGCCGCGACCTACCCGGACCCGGGTCTCCTGAGCTACATTGACGAGCTGTGTTCCCAGGAAGACTTCGTCACCAAGGTGCGCTGGCCCGCAGCCTGGTGTCTGGAAGATTCCAGGGATTGGCACTCCAACGCCCAGATCGGGGCTGAGCTCAGGCCTTTGGCATTAAGCTCTTTCCTTGTTCCTgggctgtgtgtgcatgtgtgtgtgcatacttgTGTATTTGCCTGTGTACATGCAGGCATGTCTGTATACTTCTGTGCGTGcaggcatgtgtgcacacatgcccaAGCATCGTGTTTGTGTGTACGTTTGTTTGTACCCGTGCATACCCGTGTCTGTGTGCGTagaggcctgtgtgtgtgtatttgtgcctTGTGTGGATGTCTTTGTGTATGTCCGCATGTGGTCCTGTGTGTCTGCTCACGTGTGTGTCTGCCTAGGGGTATGTCCTTTGTGTGTCTGAGAGTGCACGTATGTTTtgggggtgtttgtgtgtgtgtgtgtgtgtgtgtgtgtgtgtgtgcatgcccagGTTTTGtctgtgtacatatatgtgtgaatgtgtgtctgcacatgtgcatgcgtgtgtgtgtgtgtgtgtgagagagagagagagagagagagagagagagagagggaggggccagTGACTGTAACGTTAAAACCTCTCCCACCATCTGGAGAAGGATGGGTGAGTCTTTACTTTCCCACATTTCCTGCAGACCCTCCTGGCTCACAgggggctccctgccaagtatgACCCCAGCCTCTTTCCTCTGTCCCAGGTGGAGGCAGTCATCCACCCCTGCTTCCTGGCGGAACTGCTGTCCTCGGAACCACAGCTGGACCTCCTGGCCCTGGCTGAGAAactggagcaggaggaaggactCAGCCTTGCAGAGGTGAGCCAGGGGAAGGACGGGTTCCAGGCAagctgggggatggaggggaccCAGGCGATGCAGGGGGGGGGAGTGGGGTCCCAGGTGAGCCCGAGGAGGGGACTCCAAAACAAAGACCCACATGACTCTGTGCCCCCTTTGCTTCTTGCGAATCACAGCACTGGGGAGGCCAGCGTCGGGTGGGCACAGAGCCGAGAATGGGAAGTGGAagatggggagcctgggaagggagggagggagggagggaggaacgcAGGGGGATGACAGCAGAGCCACAGCCTCGTGGgtcaccctcccttcctctcccagtgCCACTGTCCCATCCCCCCATCTCACTGGCCTATGCTGGCCAGTCACTCTCACCTCCTTCCTCAGCTGGTGGAGAAACGACTGATGGCCTTGAATACGGAGGAGGGTGTGCAGGCACCCCCACGCCTCTGCGCAGCCCGGTCGGGCCCCACGCCTGAGCACGAGACCGGTCccgggaaggggctgggggtcagCGACAAAGCCTGCCCAGCAGACACTGACGGCCAGGACCTTCAGAGGCACGGCCGAGCACAGACACACCTGTCGGGGCCCAGagcctttgctctctctcccgGACGACAGGAGTCCCCTGCACCTCGAGCCGGAcgggtcccctcccctccccagggtcaAAGGTGCGCCTACCCTGGACTGGGCCCCAGGGATGCCCCGGTTCTCAGAGAGGCCCCTCCTGCTAGGGACACTCGAGGGCTGGCAGATGGGTCCAGTGAGGACGAGGAGGAGCTCCCCAGCCTGGCCTTCCTCCTGGCCTCTCAGCACAGCCTGCTGCCCTGGGGGCTCTCCCAGAGTCCCGCTCCTGCCTCAGTCATCCCCAGCCCTGGCGGTTGGGGGCCACGGGGGGCTCCACGGGCCCCCTCTCCTCAGAGAATAGGCCTCGGCCCGGCCACCCCCCCAGCTACAAAGTCCAGGAAGCGGGCTCTGTGTGAGGGTCCTGCCTCTGTGGCGAAGACGCCCCTGCCTGGGGCCAACCTCAGGGTGTCTGGGAGGCCGGCCTTGGCTGTGGGGCTGGTTCACCCCTCACAGCCTGCAAAGAGAAGGTGTGACTCCTTGgtcacagggaggagaaggaagcgtCACTGCAGCCAGTAGGGAGAAGTGGGCCTGCCCTCCAGGGCCGGCACACCCCGGGGACCCCAAGGAGCCTAGGGGGTCCTTCTCGTCCTGGTGCTGATCCTGATTgcgggagggaaggagggagggaggaagggagatccTAAGGGAGgtcgggagggagggagggacggagggagggagggaggtcatGACCGTGGGGGCAGGGTGGCAGCAGCCCACTGGGGCACCGTGTGTAAATGGGGAATAAAGTTAGTTTTGTGGTTAACGCTCTGGGCCACTGTCTTCCTCCTGGCGTGTGGGCTGCCGCCGGGAGAGGGTTCCCCACGGGATGGAAGGGCCTGAGAGGGGCTTCCTGGGGCTCCCGTCACCATCCGGACCCCTGAGCGTCCAGGGATGGGGAGCCCTCTGCACCACGACCGTTTTTGAGAATGAAGTCCGCAGACAGCCCCATCTTCCggagctccctctgcctccccgaAGCTTCCGCCACGGGTCCGACTGGGCGGGTGgtcctcagctcccgcagggctCCCTGTGCGGGGCCTGAGGAGACGggctctgggcctggggctcGTGGTAGCTGGAGCGTCTTCTGGTCCCAGTGGGATCACCGAAATAGGAGGGCCAGTGGGGGATCCTCCCAATCCCAGTGAGGACAGACACGGGGCATGGATGAGGGCAGATGGGGGCACTGGCCACGGTGTGCACGCAGGAACCACAGCTGTGGCGCAGGCGGCAAGTCCCGTGGCGGGATTTCTGGACAGGGCCATCTTCTCCAACCATGCAGGGAGGTGACCCTGCTGCCCCCCACAACTGCCCTGCACCTCCCAGtccgcccacctcccctcagtAGGAGTGCTGGTCCCTTCCAGCCCCTACCCCTGTCCCACCCAGATGCTCTGATCCAAGGAGCCAGCACCCAGGCCCTCACCGGCCTCCACCCCAGCCACGGCCTCCTCTCCAGGTTCTAGATTCTCGTGGCTTTTCCGGGTTTGGTGAGGCCCCTACAGCACTCAGCACTCCCAGATGTGCTGTTCCTGCAAGCAGGATGGGGCCAAGGCCATCCAGGTCCAAGGGACACCtggccctctgcttccctcctcccgaCCCCAGCAAAGAGTTTGGTGAAGAAAGGAACTCATGCCGGCGTCCTCATCCCGCTGCAGAGAATCCGCAGGCCACCCCACAGGGGCTCCTCCCTCTCCAGGCAGGCGGCTCTGGAgtgctccccaccctcctgccccttcccgaAGCAGAGGTTTCCTCTTGGTCGCACTCCCCAGCGGCTGCCCCTCACAGAGAGGAAGGGGCTCAGGGGCCCAACCAGACCCAAAcagagggccccccccccccgtgcctgTCACCCCGCCGTGTCCCTGTCCATGGTGTGCGCCTAGCGGGCGCTGGATGCTAACGGCATCCGCGAAGATTTGCCTCTTTTCCTTGGAAAATAGAAGGTCTGTGCAGCGGGAAGGAAATTAAGTGGAGAAACGTTTCAGATTTTTATGGCGGCCAACCTTCCTCGCCACAGAAACACTTAGGAGAGGTGACAGCTTGCGGGGACGGTGTGGCAGGGCCAAATCCGGAGGGAGCTCCCAGGAAGTGAGGACGAATCTGCGGTGAGGACCAGGTCATCCGGGCACCTGGGGAAGTCCCGGTGCTCACCCAGAGCGGGCCCAGCTGTGCTCTGCACCATCCAGCGGGGCAGGTCCCGGTCAGCTCGCTGGGTCTCCAGAGAGCCTGCAGGAAGCCAGGCTCACGCTTTCCCGAGAGCACCGAGGGCTCCGGGCggcctggggacctgggtggccctGTCAGTCGGCCTCGTGGGTTTGGCTGCAgagcctcctcctgctcccctagGACAAGATCCAGCAATGGGTCCTGGAGTTCTGGGGAATCCCTTGGATAGAGGAGCATTCCTGTCACCACTGAGGACAATGCTGTGCCTTCTGAGGGCACCCGGGAAGCTCGGGCTCCCGTGGCCACCCTTCCGTGCCTGCATGTTTGTTCTTCATTCAGAGATGCGTGTGTTCCTCACGCCACGGTGCGCTGGGCGGGAAGAGGAGAGCAGCCAGCTTGTGGGATCCTGGCCAGGGCGCCCCAGTGCCCCCACACATGGCGCTCGCCCAGCGGCTGGTAATGGGCAGGCTCTGCCTGTGTCCACGCCTCCATTCATCATCCACTGTCCCTGGACGCAGGTGTCACAGGAGGCTCTGGCCAAGAAGGATGGTGTGGGGGCTGCGTGTTCAGACAGACAGTGGGGCGAGCTGGAGCCATTCCTGCTCAAGTGTCTGCTCTGGAGAGTCTGGGCTTGGATAGTCGCCACTTGTCGGCCCCCTGGCGTATTTGTTGGTGGGACCCTCCCCCAGACAAGCTGGCAGCGGGCCCCACCACCCAGCACATCCACTGGGATGGCCCCAGGCATGACTCCCTGAGTTCTGAGGGCCTGTTTCCTCTGGTATGCCTGTGCACACCTGGGCCCTTGGTGCTCATTTTCGTAAAATATCTTGGGGTTACGCTGTGCTGTCTGAGGGTTCGTTCTGCCATCCTCCCTGGGTCTCTGAAAGTCAGATCTCACTCTCATTCTATCGTCTGTGTTTGGAATGTACTTTGAGTTGGTTCATTCTGAGGATCCAGTTTCAGGGATGCGTGTTGTGTGAACGTGTACAACGTGTCTGGACGTTGTACGTAGAGATGTTTTCCACCCACAAACATAAATTGCAGAGGGATTCCTAAGGTTTTTGTAGCTTATAAGACTCCtaagaatatataaatggaaatatagttcatggaaaatttttcctGTACCTTTCAATCCAATGTGGATTCTAAGCATTGTGCCAAGATAGTCTCAGAAGTATATACAAACAGATCAACCAGTGACCGTGAACGTATGGTGGTATCTTCAGAACTAGGAGGTGCATTAAGATCAGaccccattcttccctccctatTATTACCTGGACACTGGCTTTGCAGGATCCCTAGTGCTGTCTCAGAGAGCAGAAGATATTGTACTGTTCCAGTCTCTGGGTACTCTGCTAAATGTGTGTCCTGTATCTGGGCATTCTCCTGTTGGTTACTCTGAAAGTGCAAAATATTGAGAATTTCTAGATAAAATTGATGTTAAAAGTGTTTTCTCCAATGATATTTGAATAAGTCATATAAGgttaactgaaaaaatataattgcATTGTAATCTAATATGTCCAAAGTTTAAACTCTAAGTTATATAGAGATAAAAGTGAggatcacaagtgcactccttgaCAGGGgcaaagatggtggaggagtaggggaccctatttcaactggtccTTGAATTGAGCTGGATGTCtaccagaccattctgaacacccgCAAAAGCAGCCTGTGATGTAAGGAGGTATATCTGGATCTCTATAAACAGAATATCTCAGGCGGTTAGTCTTGAGGTATGAAGCGGGGAGCCATCATTCCATGGGCAGATAtcaaaagataaacagaagaggttaccgcctatgttctcctctaggattctgatggattcctgtctcacgttgaggtcttttatccatttcgagtttatctttgtttacagTGTAAaggaatggtcgagtttcattcttccacatatagctgtccaattttcccagcaccatttattgaagagactgtcttttttccactctatattttttcctgctttgttgaggattatttgaccatagagttgtgggtccatatctgggctctctactccgttccagtagtctatgtgtctgtttttatgcaagtaccatgttgtcttggtgatcacagctttgtagtaaagcttgaaatcaggtaacgtgatgccaccagttttatttttgtttttcaacatttccttagcgatttggggtctcttctgattccacacaaattttaggattatttgctccagctctttgaaaaataccggtggaattttgatcggaacgGCACTAAAAGGATaggttgctctaggcagtatagacattttaacaatgtttattcttccgatccaagagcacggaatggtcttccaactttttgtgtcttcttcaatttctttcatgagtgttctgtagtttctcgagtatagatcctttacctctttggttaggtttattcccaggtatcttatggttcctggtgctatagtaaatggaatcgattctctaatttccctttctgtagccaagtgtgggtattatggagggcacgcattgcatggagcactgggtatggtgcaaaaacaatgaattctgttacgctgaaaagaaattaaaaaaaaaaaaaagataaacagaagggggagggagcctccaggatcctgtattGTTGGAGTGCAAAAGCCTTCTGCTTTTgataaagaaaagttgaaaaagaaaaacaaagctgggggcatcacattgactgatttcaagctatattacaaaactgtgatcaccaagacagcatggtactggcacaaaaacagacacgtagaccaatggaacagaatagagagccagatatggacccacaactctatggtcaaataatcttcaacaaagcaggaaaaagtaccCAAtggaaaaagatggtctcttcaataaatggtgggaataaataatgggaaaattggacagctatatacagaagaatgaaactcaaccattctcttacaccatacacaacgataaactctaaatggatgaaagacttcagtacgagacaggaatccatcaacatcctagaggagaacataggcagtaacctcttcgacattggccactgtaacttctttcaaaacatgtctccaaagacaggggaaacaaaagggaaaatgaacttctgggacttcatcaagataaaaagcttctgcacaacaaaggaaataatcaacaaaacaaagaggcaacccacagaatgggagaagatatttgcaaatgacactatagacaaagagctgatagccaagatctataaagaactcctgaaactcaacatccaaaaaacaatcacatcaaaaaatgggcagaagacataaacagacacttctccaaagaagacatacaaagggccaacagacacatgaaaaaatattcaacatcgtTAACCATCAGGGAAAGTCAAATccaaatcacagtgagataccaccttataccagttagaatggcaaaaattaacacggcaagaaagaaaaagtgttggagaggttgtggagaaaggggaaccctcctaccctccTACCCTACCCTCCTaccagccattttggaaaacagtgtaaaggtgtctcaaaagttaaaaaatagagctatcataggatgcagcaattgcactcctgggtatttaccccaaagatacagatgtaatgaaaagatgTGCCACATGCCCAGTGTTCATAGCGgcagtgtccacaacagccagactggaaagagccgagatgcccttcaacagatgaatgggtaaaaaagatatggtccatatagacaatggaatattactcagctattaaaAAGGATGAgtatccaacttttgcatcaacatggatggaactggaagatattatgttgagtgaaataagtgaagtggagaaagtcaattatcatatagttccacttatttgtggaacataaggaataacatggaggacattaggagaaggaagggaaaaatgaaggggggataTCAGAGGCAGAgacgaactatgagagactatagactctgaggaacacactgagggttttacaggggaggggggtggggggatgggttggcccagtggtgggtattaaggaaagctcgtattgcatggagcactgggtgttacgtggaaacaatgaatcatggaacactacatcaaaaactaatgatgatgttggggcacgtgggtggctcagtgggttaaacctctgcctttggctcgggtcatgatcccagggtcctgagattgagccctgcattgggctctctgctcagcggggagcctgcttccgcccccctcccaccgcctgctctctgcctacttgtgatctcgctctgcaataaataaataaataaataaataaaaaccttaaaaaaagtaatgatgtactgtgtggtgaccaACACatcatactactactactactaataataataataataatcagaagaagaggaggaggaggaggcggagaaCTAGGATAAAGCTTTTCCTGTGAGTtcaaaaacaagacaagaatatcttctctcatcccATTTTCAACTTATTATTGTAGGTTCTACTTAGTGTGGTTTAGGAAGATATGGAAATACAGACATATGGTctggaaaagatgaaatattCCTGTTATTATTTGCAGACGATATAACTGTCTACATTGAAGATTCTCAGGACTCTCTATGAGAAAACTCACAATAAATTATAATAGATTACTTTAGCAAAGTCTCAGAATAAAAGATTAGTGTAATATGCAGCTGATCATATTACCATAGACTAGCAACAAACAATTGGAAACCAAAATCAAAAACCTATACCATAGTTCCCTCCAAAATGAGATGTTTGgtataaatcttttaagaaatgtagAGGACCCAGACAATGAAACTTGTAGAAACTAATGAAAACGAGCAAGAC
This DNA window, taken from Lutra lutra chromosome 13, mLutLut1.2, whole genome shotgun sequence, encodes the following:
- the LOC125083895 gene encoding NUT family member 2G-like encodes the protein MHLSEDLKDTDSNFSVLGLGPDCLLEQLTVWGPDLTFLSVEAARRRRPLPVGMALQGASAVLGPHVATDPGASLSAFMARPFPAPTAGAPHRPLWGQHPPPLMTPPFPPGGPLVLPAFSRTPLVAGEAGLGPNGTGTCNVIVQVRSEQGCSVTPQTQTIVLTQAPLSWSAPGALCGGAACPAPLFVTASAVETSMPASAHGGSQAGKGGSAPSLPPPAQPPAAQLTTVVPPVDARPQPHGASRSRTTASPEDSCNPKSVYENFRRWQRFKSLARRHLPQSPDAEALSCFLIPVLRSLARLKPTMTLEEGVWRAVQEWQSRSNFDRLIYYEMAGKFMEFEMEEEMQMQKLQWVKVAQGLPPPAPPKPERRGPPAAEAGPQPACVPRKAGSRAQPSRQQPRRPPRRPESKAPKEIPPEAVREYVDIMEGLLGPGHSAPGGPAGECGEDGKEPQQNEAATYPDPGLLSYIDELCSQEDFVTKVEAVIHPCFLAELLSSEPQLDLLALAEKLEQEEGLSLAELVEKRLMALNTEEGVQAPPRLCAARSGPTPEHETGPGKGLGVSDKACPADTDGQDLQRHGRAQTHLSGPRAFALSPGRQESPAPRAGRVPSPPQGQRCAYPGLGPRDAPVLREAPPARDTRGLADGSSEDEEELPSLAFLLASQHSLLPWGLSQSPAPASVIPSPGGWGPRGAPRAPSPQRIGLGPATPPATKSRKRALCEGPASVAKTPLPGANLRVSGRPALAVGLVHPSQPAKRRCDSLVTGRRRKRHCSQ